In Ctenopharyngodon idella isolate HZGC_01 chromosome 2, HZGC01, whole genome shotgun sequence, the following are encoded in one genomic region:
- the LOC127499862 gene encoding myosin-7: protein MGDAEMAVFGAAAPYLRKSDRERLEAQTKLFDLKKECFVPDPVEEFVKATITSREGDKVTVETERGKTVTVKESEIMQQNPPKFDKIEDMAMLTFLNEPAVLFNLKERYAAWMIYTYSGLFCVTVNPYKWLPVYNQEVVTAYRGKKRSEAPPHIYSISDNAYQYMLADRENQSILITGESGAGKTVNTKRVIQYFASIAASGVKKDLTAQNKGTLEDQIIQANPALEAFGNAKTIRNDNSSRFGKFIRIHFDTRGKLASADIETYLLEKSRVTFQLKAERDYHIFYQILSNKKPEILEMLLVTANPYDYAFISQGETTVPSIDDAEELMATDSAFDILGFTQEEKNSVYKLTGAIMHYGNMKFKQKQREEQAESDGTEDADKAAYLMGLNSADLIKGLCHPRVKVGNEWVTKGQNVQQVNYAIGALSKSVYEKMFLWMVVRINQSLETRQPRQYFIGVLDIAGFEIFDFNTFEQLCINFTNEKLQQFFNHHMFVLEQEEYKKEGIEWEFIDFGMDLQACIDLIEKPMGIMSILEEECMFPKASDTTFKAKLYDNHLGKSNNFQKPRIVKGKPESHFALVHYAGIVDYNINNWLVKNKDPLNETVVGLYQKSSLKLLALLFANYCVDSADSASGKKEKKKKGSSFQTVSALHRENLNKLMTNLRSTHPHFVRCIIPNETKTPGAMENPLVMHQLRCNGVLEGIRICRKGFPNRILYGDFKQRYRILNPAAIPEGQFIDSKKGAEKLLGSLEIDHQQYRFGHTKVFFKAGLLGQLEEMRDERLSKIITSIQARSRGLLSRAEYQKMVERRDALLVIQWNVRAFMSVKNWPWMKLFFKIKPLLRSAEAEKEMANMKEEFLKLKEAYAKSEARRKELEEKMVTLLQEKNDLQLQVQAEQDNLCDAEERCEGLIKNKIQMEAKTKELTERLEDEEEMNAELTAKKRKLEDECSELKKDIDDLELTLAKVEKEKHATENKVKNLTEEMAALDDIIAKLTKEKKALQEAHQQTLDDLQSEEDKVNTLTKAKVKLEQQVDDLEGSLEQEKKIRMDLERAKRKLEGDLKLTQESIMDLENDKQQLEERLKKKDFEISQLNSKIDDDQNIIIQLQKKIKELQARVEELEEELEAERAARAKVEKQRADLARELEEISERLEEAGGSTAAQIEMNKKREAEFQKLRRDLEEATLQHEATAATLRKKQADSVAELGEQIDNLQRVKQKLEKEKSELKLELDDVVSSMEHIVKSKTNMEKMNRTLEDQLNEFRNKCEETQRTLNDFTTQKGKLQAENDEYARQIEEKESLISQLTRGKNSFSQQLEDLKRQLDEEMKAKNALAHALQSARHDTDLLREQYEEEQEAKAELQRSMSKANSEVAQWRTKYETDAIQKTEELEEAKKKLAQRLQEAEEAVEAVNAKCSSLEKTKHRLQNEIEDLMVDVERSNTAAAALDKKQRHFDKVLSEWKQKYEESQCELESSQKEARSLSTELFKLKNSYEESLDHLETMKRENKILQEEITDLTEQLGESGKTIHELEKVRKQLEQEKAEIQAALEEAEGSLEHEEGKILRAQLEFNQIKADIERKLTEKDEEWEQSKRNQQRTIDTLQSALESETRSRNEALRIKKKMEGDLNEMEIQLSQANRQAAEAQKQLKSVQAHLKDSQLQLDDSLRANDDLKENIAIVERRNTLLQAELEELRAVLEQAERGRKLSEQELLDVTERVQLLHSQNTSLINQKKKLEADACQLQSEVEEAVQECRNAEEKAKKAITDAAMMAEELKKEQDTSAHLERMKKNMEQTIKDLQHRLDEAEQIAMKGGKKQVQKLEARVRELEGEVEAEQKRSSESVKGIRKYERRIKELTYQTEEDRKNIARLQDLVDKLQLKVKAYKRVAEEAEEQANNHLGKFRKLQHELDEAEERADIAESQVNKLRAKSRDVGPKKGFDEEQTYSGLFCVTVNPYKWLPVYNQEVVIAYRGKKRSEAPPHIFSISDNAYQYMLTDRENQSILITGESGAGKTVNTKRVIQYFASIAAGGSAKKDGSEKKGTLEDQIIQANPALEAFGNAKTIRNDNSSRFGKFIRIHFGASGKLASADIETYLLEKSRVTFQLKAERDYHIFYQILSQQKPELLEMLLITNNPYDYAFISQGETTVASINDGEELLATDEAFDVLGFTQEEKNGIYKLTGAIMHYGNMKFKQKQREEQAEADGTEDADKVAYLMGLNSADLIKGLCHPRVKVGNEWVTKGQNVQQVYYAIGALSKAVYEKMFLWMVVRINQSLDTRQPRQYFIGVLDIAGFEIFDFNTFEQLCINFTNEKLQQFFNHHMFVLEQEEYKKEGIEWEFIDFGMDLQACIDLIEKPMGIMSILEEECMFPKASDATFKAKLYDNHLGKSNNFQKPRAIKGKPESHFSLIHYAGTVDYNINNWLVKNKDPLNETVVGLFQKSTLKLLSMLFANYAGSESEGGKGGKGGGSKKKGSSFQTVSALHRENLNKLMTNLRSTHPHFVRCIIPNETKTPGAMENPLVMHQLRCNGVLEGIRICRKGFPNRILYGDFKQRYRILNPAAIPEGQFIDSRKGAEKLLGSLDIDHNQYKFGHTKVFFKAGLLGQLEEMRDDRLSLIITGIQARSRGLLARVEFQKIVERRDALLVIQWNVRAFMGVKNWPWMKLFFKIKPLLKSAEAEKEMANMKDEFAKLKEAYAKSEARRKELEEKMVSLLQEKNDLQLQVQAEQDNLCDAEERCDQLIKNKIQLEAKAKELTERLEDEEEMNAELTAKKRKLEDECSELKKDIDDLELTLAKVEKEKHATENKVKNLTEEMAALDDIIAKLTKEKKALQEAHQQTLDDLQSEEDKVNTLTKAKAKLEQQVDDLEGSLEQEKKIRMDLERAKRKLEGDLKLTQESLMDLENDKQQLEERLKKKDFEISQLNGKIEDEQTICIQLQKKLKELQARIEELEEELEAERAARAKVEKQRADLARELEEISERLEEAGGATSVQIEMNKKRETEFQKLRRDLEEATLQHEATAATLRKKQADSVADLGEQIDNLQRVKQKLEKEKSELKLELDDVVSNMEHVVKTKANLEKTCRSLEDQMNEYRTKFEEGQRCINDFTMQKSKLQSENGELSRQLEEKDCLVTQLTRSKMSYTQQIEDLKRQLEEETKAKNALAHAVQSARHDTDLLREQYEEEQEAKAELQRGMSKANSEVAQWRTKYETDAIQRTEELEEAKKKLAQRLQEAEEAVEAVNAKCSSLEKTKHRLQNEIEDLMVDLERSNAAAAALDKKQRNFDKVLAEWKQKYEESQAELESSQKEARCLSTELFKLKNSYEEALDHLETMKRENKNLQEEISDLTEQLGEGGKSIHELEKMRKQLEQEKSEIQSALEEAEASLEHEEGKILRAQLEFNQIKADIERKLAEKDEEMEQSKRNLQRTIDTLQSSLESETRSRNEALRIKKKMEGDLNEMEIQLSQANRQAAEAQKQLKSVQAHLKDAQLQLDDSLRTNDDLKENIAILERRNNLLQAELEELRAALEQTERGRKLAEQELLDTSERVQLLHSQNTSLLNQKKKLEVDTSQLQTEVEEAVQECRNAEEKAKKAITDAAMMAEELKKEQDTSAHLERMKKNMEQTIKDLQHRLDEAEQIAMKGGKKQVQKLEARVRELENEVESEQKKSSEAVKGIRKYERRIKELTYQTEEDRKNLARLQDLVDKLQLKVKAYKRAAEEAEEQANTNLSKFRKIQHELDEAEERADIAESQVNKLRAKSRDVGSKKGHDEE from the exons ATGGGTGATGCTGAAATGGCAGTTTTTGGGGCCGCAGCTCCTTACCTGCGGAAGTCCGACAGGGAGCGTCTTGAGGCGCAAACGAAACTATTCGACTTAAAGAAGGAATGCTTTGTGCCGGATCCAgtggaggagtttgttaaagccACCATCACAAGTCGAGAGGGTGACAAAGTCACTgtggagacagagagagggaag ACTGTTACTGTCAAAGAGAGTGAAATTATGCAACAGAATCCCCCCAAATTTGATAAAATTGAAGACATGGCGATGCTGACCTTTCTCAATGAGCCTGCTGTGCTGTTTAACCTCAAAGAGCGTTATGCAGCATGGATGATCTAT ACGTACTCAGGGCTGTTCTGTGTCACCGTCAACCCTTACAAGTGGCTGCCAGTGTACAATCAGGAGGTGGTTACAGCCTATAGAGGGAAGAAGAGGAGTGAAGCTCCTCCTCACATCTATTCCATCTCTGATAACGCCTACCAGTACATGCTGGCAG ACCGAGAAAACCAGTCTATTCTTATCAC TGGAGAGTCTGGTGCTGGGAAAACTGTGAATACTAAAAGAGTCATTCAGTACTTTGCCAGCATTGCAGCAAGTGGAGTGAAGAAGGACTTGACTGCTCAGAACAAG GGAACCCTGGAGGATCAAATTATACAGGCTAACCCTGCATTGGAGGCCTTTGGTAATGCTAAGACCATCAGAAATGACAACTCCTCAAGATTT GGAAAATTTATTCGAATTCACTTCGATACAAGGGGGAAACTGGCATCTGCTGACATTGAAACAT ACCTCCTAGAGAAGTCTCGTGTGACCTTTCAGTTAAAGGCTGAGAGAGACTATCACATCTTCTATCaaatcttgtccaacaaaaaaCCTGAGATCCTTG AGATGTTACTAGTGACAGCAAACCCCTATGACTACGCATTCATCTCTCAGGGAGAGACCACAGTTCCTTCCATTGATGATGCTGAGGAGTTAATGGCCACTGAT AGTGCCTTTGATATCTTGGGCTTCACACAAGAAGAAAAGAACTCTGTGTACAAACTGACTGGAGCCATTATGCACTACGGCAACATGAAGTTCAAGCAAAAGCAGCGAGAGGAACAAGCAGAATCTGATGGAACTGAAG ATGCTGACAAAGCAGCATATCTAATGGGTCTAAATTCTGCTGACCTCATTAAGGGTCTTTGCCATCCAAGGGTCAAAGTTGGAAACGAGTGGGTCACCAAAGGACAAAATGTCCAGCAA GTGAACTACGCTATCGGAGCCTTATCAAAATCAGTGTATGAGAAAATGTTTCTCTGGATGGTGGTGAGAATCAACCAGTCTCTGGAGACCAGGCAGCCTCGCCAGTACTTCATTGGAGTGTTGGATATTGCTGGCTTTGAGATCTTTGAT TTCAACACCTTTGAGCAACTCTGCATCAACTTTACAAATGAGAAACTGCAACAGTTTTTCAACCACCACATGTTTGTGCTGGAACAAGAGGAGTATAAGAAAGAAGGGATCGAATGGGAGTTCATTGACTTTGGCATGGACTTACAGGCCTGCATCGATCTCATTGAGAAA CCTATGGGCATCATGTCGATCCTTGAAGAGGAATGCATGTTTCCCAAAGCCAGTGATACAACCTTTAAAGCAAAGCTTTATGACAACCACCTTGGGAAATCAAACAACTTCCAGAAACCCAGGATTGTGAAGGGCAAGCCAGAGTCTCACTTTGCCCTGGTTCACTATGCTGGTATAGTGGATTACAACATCAACAACTGGCTGGTAAAGAATAAGGACCCCCTCAATGAAACCGTGGTTGGACTGTACCAGAAATCTTCACTGAAGTTGTTGGCTTTATTGTTTGCCAACTATTGTGTAGATTCAG ctgacagtgcaagtggaaaaaaagaaaagaagaagaaagggTCATCTTTCCAGACAGTGTCTGCACTTCACAGG GAGAATCTTAACAAGCTAATGACAAACCTGAGATCAACACATCCTCACTTTGTACGGTGCATCATCCCCAATGAGACAAAGACTCCTGGTGCGATGGAGAACCCTTTGGTCATGCACCAACTGCGCTGTAACGGTGTACTAGAAGGCATTAGGATCTGCAGGAAGGGCTTCCCCAACAGAATCCTGTATGGGGACTTTAAACAGAG ATATCGCATCTTAAACCCTGCAGCTATCCCTGAGGGACAGTTCATAGACAGCAAGAAAGGAGCAGAGAAACTGCTGGGTTCTCTGGAGATCGACCACCAGCAGTACAGGTTTGGGCACACTAAG GTATTTTTTAAGGCTGGTCTTCTTGGCCAACTGGAGGAGATGAGAGATGAGCGTCTATCAAAGATAATCACTTCAATTCAAGCAAGGTCTCGTGGTCTTCTCTCAAGGGCTGAGTACCAAAAGATGGTAGAACGCAG GGATGCCTTGCTTGTGATTCAGTGGAATGTACGTGCATTCATGAGTGTCAAGAATTGGCCCTGGATGAAACTCTTCTTTAAAATTAAACCATTACTGAGATCTGCTGAAGCAGAGAAGGAAATGGCCAATATGAAAGAGGAGTTCTTGAAGCTCAAGGAAGCTTATGCAAAGTCTGAAGCTCGTAGAAAAGAACTTGAGGAAAAAATGGTGACTCTTCTTCAAGAAAAGAATGACCTTCAACTTCAAGTGCAGGCG GAACAAGACAATCTCTGTGATGCTGAAGAGCGGTGTGAAGGTCTGATCAAAAATAAGATTCAGATGGAGGCTAAAACCAAAGAGCTCACAGAGCGGCTtgaggatgaggaggagatgAACGCAGAGCTGACAGCCAAGAAGAGAAAGCTGGAGGATGAATGCTCTGAGCTGAAGAAAGATATTGATGATCTGGAGCTGACTCTGGCTAAAGTGGAGAAAGAGAAGCATGCTACTGAGAACAAG GTGAAGAACCTGACAGAAGAAATGGCAGCTTTAGATGATATCATTGCCAAGCtgacaaaagagaaaaaagccCTTCAGGAAGCTCATCAGCAGACACTGGATGACCTGCAAAGTGAGGAGGACAAAGTCAACACCCTCACTAAGGCAAAAGTAAAGCTAGAGCAGCAGGTGGATGAT CTTGAAGGATCTCTAGAGCAAGAAAAGAAAATCCGAATGGATCTAGAAAGAGCTAAAAGAAAACTTGAAGGAGATTTGAAGTTAACCCAGGAGAGTATAATGGACCTGGAGAATGACAAGCAGCAACTGGAAGAACGACTGAAGAA aaaaGACTTTGAAATCAGTCAGCTCAACAGTAAAATTGATGATGACCAAAACATAATTATCCAACTACAAAAGAAAATCAAGGAGCTGCAG GCTCGAGTTGAGGAGTTGGAGGAAGAGCTTGAGGCAGAAAGAGCTGCCAGAGCCAAGGTGGAGAAACAGAGAGCAGATTTAGCCAGAGAGCTGGAAGAGATCAGTGAGAGACTGGAGGAGGCTGGAGGATCTACAGCTGCTCAGATTGAGATGAATAAGAAACGAGAGGCAGAGTTTCAGAAACTTCGCAGAGACCTTGAAGAGGCCACTCTGCAGCATGAGGCCACTGCCGCCACACTGAGAAAGAAACAAGCTGACAGTGTGGCTGAACTCGGAGAGCAGATAGACAATTTGCAGAGAGTCAAGCAAAAACTGGAAAAGGAGAAAAGTGAACTCAAGCTGGAGCTGGATGATGTGGTCTCCAGCATGGAGCATATTGTCAAGTCCAAG ACtaatatggagaaaatgaacaGAACTCTGGAAGATCAACTGAATGAATTCCGTAACAAGTGTGAAGAAACTCAAAGGACCCTCAATGACTTTACAACCCAGAAGGGAAAGCTTCAGGCAGAAAATG atGAATATGCGAGACAGATAGAAGAAAAGGAATCATTAATCTCTCAGCTGACAAGGGGTAAGAACTCCTTTAGTCAACAACTGGAGGACTTGAAAAGGCAGTTAGATGAAGAAATGAAG GCGAAAAATGCTCTCGCCCATGCACTGCAATCAGCCCGGCATGACACAGATCTGCTCAGAGAGCAGTATGAGGAGGAGCAGGAGGCCAAAGCAGAGCTACAGAGAAGCATGTCTAAGGCTAATTCTGAGGTGGCTCAGTGGAGAACCAAGTATGAAACTGATGCCATACAGAAGACTGAGGAGCTGGAGGAAGCAAA GAAGAAACTGGCACAGCGTTTGCAGGAGGCTGAGGAGGCCGTGGAGGCAGTAAATGCTAAATGCTCTTCCCTTGAAAAGACTAAACACAGACTCCAGAATGAAATCGAAGATTTGATGGTGGATGTGGAGAGATCCAACACTGCTGCTGCAGCTTTAGACAAGAAACAAAGACACTTTGATAAG GTCTTATCTGAATGGAAACAGAAGTATGAGGAGTCTCAGTGTGAACTGGAGAGCTCTCAGAAGGAGGCAAGATCTTTGAGCACAGAACTGTTCAAGCTGAAGAACTCCTATGAGGAATCGTTGGATCACCTGGAGACCATGAAGAGAGAGAACAAGATTCTGCAAG AGGAGATCACTGATCTGACCGAACAGCTTGGCGAGAGTGGGAAGACAATCCATGAGTTGGAGAAGGTCCGTAAACAGCTGGAACAAGAAAAAGCAGAGATACAAGCTGCTCTAGAAGAGGCCGAG GGTTCTCTGGAGCATGAGGAGGGTAAAATCCTGAGGGCCCAGCTAGAATTTAACCAAATAAAAGCTGACATTGAGCGCAAGCTGACTGAGAAAGATGAGGAATGGGAGCAGTCAAAGAGAAACCAACAGAGGACCATAGACACCTTGCAAAGTGCTTTGGAGTCTGAAACTCGTAGCAGGAATGAGGCTCTCAGGATAAAGAAGAAGATGGAAGGAGATCTAAATGAAATGGAGATCCAGCTGAGCCAGGCTAACAGACAGGCAGCTGAGGCTCAAAAACAACTCAAGTCTGTCCAGGCCCATCTGAAG GACTCCCAGCTTCAGCTTGATGACTCTCTTCGAGCCAATGATGATCTGAAGGAGAACATTGCAATTGTAGAGAGACGCAATACCTTGCTTCAGGCCGAACTGGAGGAGCTTAGGGCTGTTCTGGAACAAGCAGAGCGGGGACGCAAACTTTCTGAGCAAGAGCTGCTCGATGTCACTGAGAGAGTACAGCTTCTGCATTCTCAG AACACCAGTCTCATAAACCAGAAGAAGAAGCTGGAGGCTGACGCATGCCAGCTTCAGAGTGAGGTGGAAGAGGCAGTGCAAGAATGCAGGAATGCTGAAGAAAAAGCCAAGAAGGCCATCACTGATGCTGCCATGATGGCTGAGGAACTAAAGAAGGAGCAAGACACAAGTGCTCACCTGGAGCGTATGAAGAAGAACATGGAGCAGACCATTAAAGATCTGCAGCACCGTCTGGATGAAGCAGAACAAATCGCTATGAAAGGAGGAAAGAAACAAGTTCAGAAACTGGAGGCTAGG GTAAGAGAGCTGGAAGGTGAAGTTGAGGCTGAACAGAAGAGAAGCAGTGAGTCTGTGAAGGGAATCCGTAAATATGAACGCCGCATCAAGGAGCTTACATATCAG ACTGAAGAGGACCGTAAAAACATAGCCCGTCTTCAGGATTTGGTCGACAAGCTGCAACTAAAAGTCAAAGCTTACAAACGAGTCGCAGAGGAAGCT GAAGAACAGGCAAACAATCACCTTGGCAAATTCCGTAAGCTGCAGCATGAACTAGATGAGGCAGAGGAAAGGGCTGATATTGCTGAATCTCAAGTGAACAAACTACGTGCCAAAAGTCGTGATGTGGGGCCAAAG AAAGGATTTGATGAAGA ACAA ACGTACTCAGGGCTGTTCTGTGTCACCGTCAACCCTTACAAGTGGCTGCCAGTGTACAATCAGGAGGTGGTTATAGCCTATAGAGGGAAGAAGAGGAGTGAAGCTCCTCCCCACATCTTTTCCATCTCTGATAACGCCTACCAGTACATGCTAACAG ACAGGGAAAATCAGTCAATTCTGATCAC TGGAGAATCTGGTGCAGGAAAGACTGTAAACACGAAGAGAGTCATTCAATATTTTGCAAGTATTGCAGCTGGGGGCTCAGCAAAGAAAGATgggtcagaaaaaaag ggAACCCTGGAGGATCAAATCATCCAGGCTAACCCTGCTTTGGAAGCGTTTGGCAATGCAAAGACCATCAGAAATGACAACTCCTCAAGATTT GGAAAATTTATCCGAATTCATTTTGGTGCCAGCGGAAAGCTGGCCTCTGCTGACATTGAGACAT ATCTTCTGGAAAAGTCAAGGGTCACTTTTCAGCTTAAAGCTGAAAGGGACTATCACATTTTCTACCAAATCCTCTCTCAGCAGAAACCTGAGCTGCTGG AGATGCTGCTCATCACCAATAACCCCTATGACTACGCTTTCATCTCCCAAGGCGAAACAACCGTAGCCTCAATTAATGATGGAGAAGAACTACTTGCCACTGAT GAAGCATTTGATGTACTAGGCTTCACTCAGGAGGAGAAAAATGGCATCTATAAACTGACTGGAGCCATTATGCACTATGGCAATATGAAGTTTAAACAAAAGCAGAGGGAGGAGCAAGCAGAAGCTGATGGGACTGAAG atgcAGACAAAGTTGCATATCTGATGGGCCTAAACTCTGCTGACTTAATCAAGGGTCTGTGCCATCCAAGAGTGAAAGTAGGAAATGAGTGGGTCACCAAAGGCCAAAATGTCCAGCAG GTGTACTATGCTATTGGTGCACTGTCCAAGGCAGTGTATGAAAAGATGTTCCTTTGGATGGTTGTAAGGATCAATCAGTCTCTGGATACCAGACAACCTCGCCAGTACTTCATTGGAGTTCTGGACATTGCTGGCTTTGAGATCTTTGAT ttcaaCACCTTTGAGCAACTCTGCATTAACTTTACCAACGAGAAACTGCAACAGTTTTTCAACCACCACATGTTTGTGCTTGAACAAGAGGAGTATAAGAAAGAAGGGATCGAATGGGAGTTCATTGACTTTGGCATGGACTTACAGGCCTGCATCGATCTCATTGAGAAA CCTATGGGCATCATGTCAATCCTTGAAGAGGAATGCATGTTTCCCAAAGCCAGTGATGCAACATTTAAAGCAAAGCTTTATGACAACCACCTTGGGAAATCAAACAACTTTCAGAAACCAAGAGCAATCAAAGGAAAGCCAGAGTCTCATTTTTCTCTAATTCATTATGCTGGTACAGTTGACTATAATATTAACAACTGGCTGGTGAAGAACAAAGACCCACTGAATGAGACTGTTGTTGGTCTCTTTCAAAAGTCTACACTCAAGCTCCTGTCAATGCTATTTGCTAATTATGCTGGGTCCGAGTCTG AGGGTGGAAAGGGAGGTAAGGGAGGCGGAAGTAAGAAGAAGGGCTCCTCCTTCCAAACTGTGTCTGCGCTTCACAGG GAAAACTTGAATAAGTTAATGACAAACCTAAGATCAACCCACCCTCATTTTGTGCGCTGCATCATTCCTAATGAGACAAAGACTCCTGGTGCGATGGAGAACCCTTTGGTAATGCACCAACTACGCTGTAACGGTGTACTAGAGGGCATTAGGATTTGCAGGAAGGGCTTCCCCAACAGAATCCTGTATGGGGATTTCAAACAGAG GTACCGAATCCTAAATCCTGCAGCCATACCCGAAGGACAGTTCATAGATAGCAGGAAAGGAGCTGAGAAACTGTTGGGATCACTGGATATTGATCACAATCAATATAAATTTGGACACACAAAG GTGTTCTTCAAGGCTGGTTTACTGGGTCAGCTGGAAGAAATGAGAGATGACAGACTATCTCTAATTATTACTGGAATTCAAGCTAGATCCAGAGGACTCCTTGCAAGGGTTGAGTTCCAGAAGATAGTTGAAAGAAG GGATGCCCTACTTGTTATCCAGTGGAATGTCCGTGCGTTCATGGGGGTGAAGAATTGGCCCTGGATGAAGCTCTTCTTCAAAATCAAACCTCTACTCAAATCAGCAGAAGCAGAAAAAGAGATGGCAAATATGAAAGATGAATTTGCCAAGCTCAAAGAGGCTTATGCTAAATCAGAAGCACGAAGGAAAGAACTAGAGGAAAAAATGGTGTCTCTTCTCCAAGAGAAGAATGATCTACAGCTTCAAGTCCAAGCG GAGCAAGACAATCTCTGTGATGCAGAGGAGCGATGCGATCAGCTCATCAAAAACAAGATCCAGCTTGAGGCAAAAGCCAAAGAGCTCACAGAGCGGCTtgaggatgaggaggagatgAACGCAGAGCTGACAGCCAAGAAGAGAAAGTTGGAGGATGAATGCTCTGAGCTGAAGAAAGATATTGATGATCTGGAGCTGACTTTGGCTAAAGTGGAGAAAGAGAAGCATGCTACTGAAAACAAG GTGAAGAACTTGACAGAGGAAATGGCAGCTTTGGACGACATCATCGCAAAGCTAACCAAGGAGAAAAAGGCCTTGCAGGAAGCTCATCAGCAGACACTGGATGACCTGCAAAGTGAGGAGGACAAAGTCAACACCCTCACTAAGGCAAAAGCAAAGCTAGAGCAGCAGGTGGACGAT ttggAAGGATCTCTTGAGCAAGAAAAGAAGATCCGTATGGATCTAGAAAGAGCCAAGAGGAAACTAGAAGGAGACTTGAAGTTAACCCAGGAAAGCTTAATGGACCTGGAGAATGACAAGCAGCAGTTGGAGGAGCGTCTAAAAAA GAAAGACTTTGAGATCAGTCAGCTCAATGGGAAAATTGAGGATGAACAAACTATTTGCATTCAGCTACAGAAAAAACTGAAGGAACTTCAG GCGCGTATTGAAGAGCTGGAGGAAGAGCTTGAGGCAGAAAGAGCTGCCAGAGCCAAGGTGGAGAAACAGAGAGCAGATTTAGCCAGAGAGCTGGAAGAGATCAGTGAGAGACTGGAGGAGGCTGGAGGAGCTACATCTGTTCAGATTGAGATGAATAAGAAACGGGAAACTGAGTTTCAGAAACTTCGCAGAGACCTTGAAGAGGCCACTCTGCAGCATGAGGCCACTGCCGCCACACTGAGAAAGAAACAAGCTGACAGTGTGGCAGATCTGGGAGAGCAAATAGACAATCTGCAAAGAGTCAAGCAAAAACTAGAAAAGGAGAAAAGTGAACTCAAGCTGGAGCTGGATGATGTGGTCTCAAACATGGAACATGTTGTTAAGACAAAG GCAAATCTTGAGAAGACCTGCCGGTCTTTGGAAgatcaaatgaatgaatacagAACAAAATTTGAGGAGGGTCAGCGCTGTATCAATGACTTCACAATGCAAAAATCTAAGCTACAATCTGAAAATG GTGAACTTTCAAGACAGCTGGAGGAGAAAGACTGTCTTGTCACCCAGCTAACCAGAAGCAAGATGTCTTACACTCAGCAAATTGAAGATCTTAAAAGGCAATTGGAGGAGGAAACTAAG GCTAAGAATGCCCTCGCCCATGCTGTACAGTCAGCCCGGCATGACACAGATCTGCTCAGAGAGCAGTATGAGGAGGAGCAGGAGGCCAAAGCAGAGCTACAGCGCGGCATGTCGAAAGCTAATTCTGAGGTGGCTCAGTGGAGAACCAAGTATGAAACTGATGCCATTCAGAGGACCGAGGAGCTGGAGGAAGCCAA GAAGAAACTGGCTCAACGTTTGCAGGAGGCTGAAGAAGCTGTTGAAGCAGTAAATGCAAAATGTTCTTCTCTTGAAAAGACCAAACACAGACTCCAGAATGAGATTGAAGATCTTATGGTGGACCTGGAGAGGTCTAATGCAGCTGCAGCAGCCTTGGACAAGAAGCAAAGAAACTTTGATAAG GTCCTGGCTGAGTGGAAGCAGAAGTACGAAGAGTCACAGGCTGAGCTAGAGAGCTCTCAAAAGGAAGCCAGATGCCTGAGTACTGAACTTTTTAAGCTGAAGAACTCCTATGAAGAAGCTTTGGATCACCTGGAGACCATgaagagagaaaataaaaatctacaAG AGGAGATTTCTGATCTCACTGAGCAACTTGGTGAAGGAGGAAAGAGCATTCATGAGctggagaaaatgagaaaacagctgGAGCAAGAAAAAAGTGAGATTCAGTCTGCTCTGGAAGAAGCAGAG GCCTCATTGGAGCACGAGGAAGGTAAGATTCTGCGAGCTCAGCTAGAGTTCAACCAAATTAAGGCTGATATTGAGCGCAAACTAGCTGAGAAGGATGAAGAGATGGAGCAGAGCAAACGCAATTTGCAGAGGACCATCGACACTCTGCAGAGCTCCTTGGAGTCAGAAACACGAAGCAGGAATGAGGCCCTCAGAATCAAAAAGAAGATGGAAGGGGATCTGAATGAGATGGAGATCCAGCTTAGCCAGGCAAACCGACAAGCAGCAGAGGCTCAAAAACAACTCAAGAGTGTCCAAGCACATCTGAAA GATGCTCAACTTCAGCTGGATGACTCTCTGAGAACAAATGATGATCTCAAGGAGAACATTGCGATCTTAGAGAGACGCAACAACCTTCTGCAAGCTGAACTGGAGGAGCTCAGAGCAGCTCTTGAGCAAACTGAGAGAGGCCGTAAGCTTGCTGAGCAAGAGCTACTGGATACCAGTGAAAGAGTGCAGCTACTGCACTCCCAG AATACAAGCCTCTTGAATCAGAAGAAGAAGCTTGAGGTTGACACATCCCAGCTTCAAACAGAAGTGGAAGAGGCAGTGCAAGAATGCAGGAATGCTGAAGAAAAAGCCAAGAAGGCCATCACTGATGCTGCCATGATGGCTGAGGAACTGAAGAAGGAGCAAGACACAAGTGCTCACCTGGAGCGTATGAAGAAGAACATGGAGCAGACCATTAAAGATCTGCAGCACCGTCTGGATGAAGCAGAACAAATTGCTATGAAGGGAGGCAAGAAACAAGTTCAGAAACTTGAAGCTCGG GTGAGGGAGTTGGAGAATGAAGTAGAATCAGAACAGAAGAAGAGCAGCGAGGCAGTGAAAGGAATTCGCAAATATGAGAGACGTATTAAAGAACTGACCTACCAg ACTGAGGAGGACCGCAAGAATCTGGCTCGTCTGCAAGATCTAGTTGACAAGCTTCAGCTAAAAGTCAAAGCTTACAAGAGGGCTGCAGAGGAAGCT GAGGAACAAGCCAACACAAATCTTAGCAAGTTCCGGAAAATCCAGCATGAACTTGATGAAGCAGAAGAAAGAGCTGACATTGCAGAGTCACAAGTCAATAAACTGCGTGCCAAAAGTCGTGATGTTGGTTCTAAG AAGGGACATGATGAAGAGTAA